A single window of Actinoallomurus bryophytorum DNA harbors:
- a CDS encoding maleylpyruvate isomerase family mycothiol-dependent enzyme gives MGLDDLDPFAILDTEAERLDRYFAGLDDAAWLRSSRCAGWTVRDVLAHLAGEEAYNHACLDDDLEGLSARMESAGITSLADFNDWTVRTRRDRSVAEVLEEWRTENGDTRRRLRTLGRDAALPTMSGPYPVGLQVFHYASEYATHADDIGVPDSATPARVRWRARFGTFALTERAAPVSVEQDGDGGYHVNTAGARATLTPCEFVSATVGRLPASHPLDPRLREALRCLA, from the coding sequence ATGGGACTGGACGACCTCGACCCCTTCGCCATCCTCGACACGGAGGCGGAGCGGCTCGACCGCTACTTCGCGGGCCTGGACGACGCCGCCTGGCTGCGCTCGTCCCGGTGCGCCGGCTGGACGGTACGCGACGTGCTCGCCCACCTGGCCGGCGAGGAGGCCTACAACCACGCCTGCCTGGACGACGACCTCGAGGGCCTGTCCGCACGCATGGAGAGCGCCGGGATCACCTCGCTCGCGGACTTCAACGACTGGACCGTGCGCACCCGCCGGGACCGGTCCGTCGCGGAGGTCCTGGAGGAGTGGCGCACCGAGAACGGCGACACCCGCAGGCGGCTGCGGACCCTCGGCAGGGACGCGGCCCTGCCCACGATGAGCGGCCCGTACCCGGTCGGCCTCCAGGTCTTCCACTACGCGTCGGAGTACGCCACGCACGCGGACGACATCGGCGTGCCGGACAGCGCCACACCGGCGCGGGTCCGCTGGCGGGCGCGCTTCGGCACCTTCGCGCTGACGGAGCGTGCCGCGCCGGTCTCGGTCGAGCAGGACGGCGACGGCGGCTACCACGTGAACACCGCCGGCGCGCGGGCCACACTGACGCCGTGCGAGTTCGTCTCCGCGACGGTGGGCCGCCTGCCGGCCTCCCACCCGCTCGATCCGCGGCTCCGCGAGGCGCTCCGCTGCCTCGCGTGA
- a CDS encoding MarR family winged helix-turn-helix transcriptional regulator: MSAQDLDFWSFVDAAVERARDRLPEIDPDAMRLILTLYRVTNMVIYDMESVVHRPRGWSYPGFRLLFTLWIAGPMEAKRAAELSGMSRQAVSALVRTLDRDGLVSKVPAVHDRRAVRLSLTAEGEEAISGAFVTHNARETLWADTLSGEERDTLARLLAKLGAREGARRRR; the protein is encoded by the coding sequence GTGAGCGCACAAGACCTCGACTTCTGGTCGTTCGTCGACGCCGCGGTCGAGCGTGCCCGGGATCGGCTGCCGGAGATCGACCCCGACGCGATGCGCCTCATCCTCACCCTTTACCGGGTGACGAACATGGTGATCTACGACATGGAGTCCGTGGTGCACCGGCCGCGCGGCTGGAGCTATCCGGGGTTCCGGCTGCTGTTCACCCTGTGGATCGCCGGGCCGATGGAGGCCAAACGCGCGGCGGAGCTGTCCGGCATGAGCCGGCAGGCCGTCTCGGCGCTCGTACGCACCCTCGACCGTGACGGCCTGGTCAGCAAGGTCCCCGCCGTGCACGACCGCCGCGCCGTACGGCTCAGCCTCACCGCCGAGGGTGAGGAGGCCATCAGTGGTGCGTTCGTGACGCACAACGCACGCGAGACGCTGTGGGCCGACACCCTGTCCGGCGAGGAGCGCGACACCCTGGCCCGGCTGCTCGCCAAGCTCGGCGCACGCGAAGGCGCCCGCCGACGCCGATAG